From the Gouania willdenowi chromosome 19, fGouWil2.1, whole genome shotgun sequence genome, one window contains:
- the cenpt gene encoding centromere protein T isoform X1, with the protein MDNTEDLSARFILGQILSTEIPRTPMIPSGSTQAPSSSGTRRSSRISGRDAGAQTPTDIVRHSMRRRISQSITQKSQPAPRRTAPFVRRKPRSSASMLFDDEQSPRILLKNILMTENVKSPLVHEKTPSGEPEPPLASSSTTNTHHSIELSDLDLSDLTVGNVISTAKGLNRKRPRRSLNVTAFEKRLRGADAEAEERSNEASSDISSLSLSSSTSLSLKTPFVDVGTERKGLQRKVSQRRKITEEEFGAAVDKQQITGGTRFLPGKQDLSDTTHCEGFTLGLSKLSEPDVTTDILHCNTALYPQPDAITSDLSVMATQDKLTVAASQIQKDLEEREESMRESEEELNKVQSQAEEEGDVPDDVSQRENEAVSRSEEEVIVSGINAEEEEGTADSEAQENIEAEVVVFDFQEEVVESESQEEVVVFESQEEVVVFESQEEVFESDSQEEVVESESQQEVVESESQQEVVESESQEEVVESESQEEVVESESQEEVVESESQEEVVESESQEEVVESESQEEVVESESQAEVVESESQEEVVESESQEEVVESESQAEVVESESQEEVVESESQEEVVESESQEEAVAASDSDEDEDASQTSNKESSSFHPEPDHRADPESVADGEEHVDKAEHPSEDYPTDFKPRATMDSSSQFEEDGITSGSNKDDGKTERQRSERLDSNLELISRRSCQSEGALVVPIVQEEDLDKAREGLSEVKSKDLGSNLEMEGDENMVEPSNPEQSDASDTEDEEYPTEFSPEEEEDEEDISSKTPAFVRAKRNFFIPDPSDSPTVFKDNQASGTTQAVPAAKPKRARQVKKRSTARKALPKSYLMTVFRHFAKTKVASDVYPVLDEIMDKFFDRLADDLETYAAHAKRTTIDVEDVVLLLKRQGYVNDKVPVEVLIEKYLRMDQRRLLIPIATSGNVVIPKIRK; encoded by the exons ATGGACAACACAGAGGATTTATCTGCTCGGTTTATTCTGGGACAGATTCTCAGCACTGAGATACCCAGGACTCCGATGATCCCCAG TGGCAGCACCCAAGCACCAAGTAGCAGTGGGACGCGTCGCAGCAGCAGAATCTCTGGGAGAGATGCTGGAGCACAAACCCCGACGGACATAGTGAGACACAGCATGAGACGGAGGATCAGCCAG agtATAACTCAAAAATCCCAGCCTGCTCCCAGAAGAACTGCCCCATTCGTGCGCAGGAAGCCCCGATCTTCAGCCTCCATGCTTTTTGATGATGAACAAAGCCCCAGAATATTACTGAAGAACATCCTGatgacag AAAATGTGAAGTCACCTTTGGTTCATGAGAAAACGCCGTCAGGAGAGCCGGAGCCTCCATTGGCCAGCTCGTCTACTACTAACACACACCACAG CATTGAGCTGTCAGACCTGGACCTGTCGGATTTAACAGTTGGAAATGTCATAAGcacagcaaagggtctgaaCAGAAAGAGACCTCGCAGGAGCCTGAATGTAACAGCTTTTGAAAAACGACTCCGAGGTGCAGATG CAGAAGCTGAAGAAAGAAGTAACGAGGCAAGCAGTGACATTTCATCTCTCTCTTTATCAAG TTCTACTTCCTTGAGTTTAAAAACACCATTTGTTGATGTTGGGACTGAAAGGAAAGGGCTGCAGAGGAAAGTGTCACAACGTCGAAAGATTACAGAGGAGGAATTTGGGGCTGCTGTCGATAAACAGCAGATTACTG GTGGGACTAGATTTTTACCGGGAAAACAAGATCTTAGTGATACCACTCACTGCGAAGGCTTCACACTGGGTCTGAGCAAACTCAGTGAACCGGATGTCACGACGGATATTTTGCATTGCAACACGGCCCTCTACCCTCAGCCTGACGCCATCACATCAGACCTGTCCGTCATGGCAACCCAGGACAAACTCACTGTCGCTGCATCGCAGATTCAGAAGGATTTGGAGGAGCGAGAGGAGTCGATGAGGGAGTCAGAAGAAGAACTGAACAAAGTGCAAAGTCAGGCTGAAGAGGAAGGCGATGTACCTGACGATGTTTCCCAGCGTGAAAATGAAGCAGTTTCCAGGTCTGAGGAAGAGGTGATAGTGTCAGGTATTAAtgctgaggaagaggaaggaacAGCAGACTCGGAGGCTCAAGAGAACATTGAAGCAGAAGTGGTTGTGTTTGACTTCCAGGAGGAAGTGGTTGAGTCTGAGTCCCAGGAGGAAGTGGTTGTGTTTGAGTCCCAGGAGGAAGTGGTTGTGTTTGAGTCCCAGGAGGAAGTGTTTGAGTCTGATTCTCAGGAGGAAGTGGTTGAGTCTGAGTCCCAGCAGGAAGTGGTTGAGTCTGAGTCCCAGCAGGAAGTGGTTGAGTCTGAGTCCCAGGAGGAAGTGGTTGAGTCTGAGTCTCAGGAGGAGGTGGTTGAGTCTGAGTCTCAGGAGGAAGTGGTTGAGTCTGAGTCCCAGGAGGAAGTGGTTGAGTCTGAGTCCCAGGAGGAAGTGGTTGAGTCTGAGTCCCAGGAGGAAGTGGTTGAGTCTGAGTCTCAGGCGGAGGTGGTTGAGTCTGAGTCTCAGGAGGAAGTGGTTGAGTCTGAGTCCCAGGAGGAAGTGGTTGAGTCTGAGTCTCAGGCGGAGGTGGTTGAGTCTGAGTCTCAGGAGGAAGTGGTTGAGTCTGAGTCCCAGGAGGAAGTGGTTGAGTCTGAGTCTCAGGAGGAAGCTGTAGCAGCTTCAGActctgatgaagatgaagatgccTCTCAGACCTCAAACAAAGAGTCTTCTTCGTTTCACCCTGAACCGGATCATAGAGCAGATCCTGAGTCTGTAGCAGATGGAGAGGAGCATGTGGACAAAGCGGAGCATCCAAGTGAAGATTATCCAACAGATTTCAAGCCTCGGGCGACTATGGACTCTAGCTCTCAGTTTGAGGAAGATGGAATCACATCTGGCAGTAACAAGGACGATGGAAAAACAGAAAGGCAGAGATCAGAGCGGCTGGACTCTAACTTGGAGCTCATCAGTAGAAGATCTTGTCAGTCTGAGGGTGCCCTGGTTGTGCCTATTGTACAGGAGGAAGATTTGGATAAAGCTAGAGAAG GCTTATCTGAGGTCAAGTCCAAAGATTTGGGCAGTAATCTGGAGATGGAAGGAGATGAGAACATGGTTGAACCGTCAAATCCAGAACAAAGTGATGCTTCTGATACAGAGGATGAGGAGTACCCTACTGAATTTTCCCCtgaggaagaagaagacgaagaag ACATCAGTTCCAAAACTCCAGCATTTGTCCGAGCGAAAAGGAACTTTTTCATCCCGGATCCTTCAGACTCGCCAACGGTTTTCAAAGATAATCAAGCCAG TGGTACGACTCAGGCCGTACCTGCAGCTAAACCAAAGCGAGCGAGACAAGTAAAGAAACGTTCCACTGCGAGGAAAGCTCTTCCTAAGAGTTACCTAATGACTGTTTTTAGGCACTTTGCAAAAACTAAAGTGGCTTCAGATGTTTACCCTGTTTTAGATGAGAT AATGGATAAATTCTTCGACCGGTTAGCAGACGACTTGGAGACGTATGCTGCTCACGCAAAGAGAACAACCATTGACGTTGAAGATGTTGTTCTTCTCCTTAAAAG GCAGGGTTACGTTAATGACAAAGTGCCCGTGGAAGTCCTCATAGAGAAGTATCTAAGGATGGATCAGCGAAGGCTTCTGATTCCCATTGCGACAAGTGGAAATGTTGTTATTCCAAAGATACgcaaatga
- the cenpt gene encoding centromere protein T isoform X2, producing the protein MDNTEDLSARFILGQILSTEIPRTPMIPSGSTQAPSSSGTRRSSRISGRDAGAQTPTDIVRHSMRRRISQSITQKSQPAPRRTAPFVRRKPRSSASMLFDDEQSPRILLKNILMTENVKSPLVHEKTPSGEPEPPLASSSTTNTHHSIELSDLDLSDLTVGNVISTAKGLNRKRPRRSLNVTAFEKRLRGADEAEERSNEASSDISSLSLSSSTSLSLKTPFVDVGTERKGLQRKVSQRRKITEEEFGAAVDKQQITGGTRFLPGKQDLSDTTHCEGFTLGLSKLSEPDVTTDILHCNTALYPQPDAITSDLSVMATQDKLTVAASQIQKDLEEREESMRESEEELNKVQSQAEEEGDVPDDVSQRENEAVSRSEEEVIVSGINAEEEEGTADSEAQENIEAEVVVFDFQEEVVESESQEEVVVFESQEEVVVFESQEEVFESDSQEEVVESESQQEVVESESQQEVVESESQEEVVESESQEEVVESESQEEVVESESQEEVVESESQEEVVESESQEEVVESESQAEVVESESQEEVVESESQEEVVESESQAEVVESESQEEVVESESQEEVVESESQEEAVAASDSDEDEDASQTSNKESSSFHPEPDHRADPESVADGEEHVDKAEHPSEDYPTDFKPRATMDSSSQFEEDGITSGSNKDDGKTERQRSERLDSNLELISRRSCQSEGALVVPIVQEEDLDKAREGLSEVKSKDLGSNLEMEGDENMVEPSNPEQSDASDTEDEEYPTEFSPEEEEDEEDISSKTPAFVRAKRNFFIPDPSDSPTVFKDNQASGTTQAVPAAKPKRARQVKKRSTARKALPKSYLMTVFRHFAKTKVASDVYPVLDEIMDKFFDRLADDLETYAAHAKRTTIDVEDVVLLLKRQGYVNDKVPVEVLIEKYLRMDQRRLLIPIATSGNVVIPKIRK; encoded by the exons ATGGACAACACAGAGGATTTATCTGCTCGGTTTATTCTGGGACAGATTCTCAGCACTGAGATACCCAGGACTCCGATGATCCCCAG TGGCAGCACCCAAGCACCAAGTAGCAGTGGGACGCGTCGCAGCAGCAGAATCTCTGGGAGAGATGCTGGAGCACAAACCCCGACGGACATAGTGAGACACAGCATGAGACGGAGGATCAGCCAG agtATAACTCAAAAATCCCAGCCTGCTCCCAGAAGAACTGCCCCATTCGTGCGCAGGAAGCCCCGATCTTCAGCCTCCATGCTTTTTGATGATGAACAAAGCCCCAGAATATTACTGAAGAACATCCTGatgacag AAAATGTGAAGTCACCTTTGGTTCATGAGAAAACGCCGTCAGGAGAGCCGGAGCCTCCATTGGCCAGCTCGTCTACTACTAACACACACCACAG CATTGAGCTGTCAGACCTGGACCTGTCGGATTTAACAGTTGGAAATGTCATAAGcacagcaaagggtctgaaCAGAAAGAGACCTCGCAGGAGCCTGAATGTAACAGCTTTTGAAAAACGACTCCGAGGTGCAGATG AAGCTGAAGAAAGAAGTAACGAGGCAAGCAGTGACATTTCATCTCTCTCTTTATCAAG TTCTACTTCCTTGAGTTTAAAAACACCATTTGTTGATGTTGGGACTGAAAGGAAAGGGCTGCAGAGGAAAGTGTCACAACGTCGAAAGATTACAGAGGAGGAATTTGGGGCTGCTGTCGATAAACAGCAGATTACTG GTGGGACTAGATTTTTACCGGGAAAACAAGATCTTAGTGATACCACTCACTGCGAAGGCTTCACACTGGGTCTGAGCAAACTCAGTGAACCGGATGTCACGACGGATATTTTGCATTGCAACACGGCCCTCTACCCTCAGCCTGACGCCATCACATCAGACCTGTCCGTCATGGCAACCCAGGACAAACTCACTGTCGCTGCATCGCAGATTCAGAAGGATTTGGAGGAGCGAGAGGAGTCGATGAGGGAGTCAGAAGAAGAACTGAACAAAGTGCAAAGTCAGGCTGAAGAGGAAGGCGATGTACCTGACGATGTTTCCCAGCGTGAAAATGAAGCAGTTTCCAGGTCTGAGGAAGAGGTGATAGTGTCAGGTATTAAtgctgaggaagaggaaggaacAGCAGACTCGGAGGCTCAAGAGAACATTGAAGCAGAAGTGGTTGTGTTTGACTTCCAGGAGGAAGTGGTTGAGTCTGAGTCCCAGGAGGAAGTGGTTGTGTTTGAGTCCCAGGAGGAAGTGGTTGTGTTTGAGTCCCAGGAGGAAGTGTTTGAGTCTGATTCTCAGGAGGAAGTGGTTGAGTCTGAGTCCCAGCAGGAAGTGGTTGAGTCTGAGTCCCAGCAGGAAGTGGTTGAGTCTGAGTCCCAGGAGGAAGTGGTTGAGTCTGAGTCTCAGGAGGAGGTGGTTGAGTCTGAGTCTCAGGAGGAAGTGGTTGAGTCTGAGTCCCAGGAGGAAGTGGTTGAGTCTGAGTCCCAGGAGGAAGTGGTTGAGTCTGAGTCCCAGGAGGAAGTGGTTGAGTCTGAGTCTCAGGCGGAGGTGGTTGAGTCTGAGTCTCAGGAGGAAGTGGTTGAGTCTGAGTCCCAGGAGGAAGTGGTTGAGTCTGAGTCTCAGGCGGAGGTGGTTGAGTCTGAGTCTCAGGAGGAAGTGGTTGAGTCTGAGTCCCAGGAGGAAGTGGTTGAGTCTGAGTCTCAGGAGGAAGCTGTAGCAGCTTCAGActctgatgaagatgaagatgccTCTCAGACCTCAAACAAAGAGTCTTCTTCGTTTCACCCTGAACCGGATCATAGAGCAGATCCTGAGTCTGTAGCAGATGGAGAGGAGCATGTGGACAAAGCGGAGCATCCAAGTGAAGATTATCCAACAGATTTCAAGCCTCGGGCGACTATGGACTCTAGCTCTCAGTTTGAGGAAGATGGAATCACATCTGGCAGTAACAAGGACGATGGAAAAACAGAAAGGCAGAGATCAGAGCGGCTGGACTCTAACTTGGAGCTCATCAGTAGAAGATCTTGTCAGTCTGAGGGTGCCCTGGTTGTGCCTATTGTACAGGAGGAAGATTTGGATAAAGCTAGAGAAG GCTTATCTGAGGTCAAGTCCAAAGATTTGGGCAGTAATCTGGAGATGGAAGGAGATGAGAACATGGTTGAACCGTCAAATCCAGAACAAAGTGATGCTTCTGATACAGAGGATGAGGAGTACCCTACTGAATTTTCCCCtgaggaagaagaagacgaagaag ACATCAGTTCCAAAACTCCAGCATTTGTCCGAGCGAAAAGGAACTTTTTCATCCCGGATCCTTCAGACTCGCCAACGGTTTTCAAAGATAATCAAGCCAG TGGTACGACTCAGGCCGTACCTGCAGCTAAACCAAAGCGAGCGAGACAAGTAAAGAAACGTTCCACTGCGAGGAAAGCTCTTCCTAAGAGTTACCTAATGACTGTTTTTAGGCACTTTGCAAAAACTAAAGTGGCTTCAGATGTTTACCCTGTTTTAGATGAGAT AATGGATAAATTCTTCGACCGGTTAGCAGACGACTTGGAGACGTATGCTGCTCACGCAAAGAGAACAACCATTGACGTTGAAGATGTTGTTCTTCTCCTTAAAAG GCAGGGTTACGTTAATGACAAAGTGCCCGTGGAAGTCCTCATAGAGAAGTATCTAAGGATGGATCAGCGAAGGCTTCTGATTCCCATTGCGACAAGTGGAAATGTTGTTATTCCAAAGATACgcaaatga
- the cenpt gene encoding centromere protein T isoform X3 yields the protein MDNTEDLSARFILGQILSTEIPRTPMIPSGSTQAPSSSGTRRSSRISGRDAGAQTPTDIVRHSMRRRISQSITQKSQPAPRRTAPFVRRKPRSSASMLFDDEQSPRILLKNILMTENVKSPLVHEKTPSGEPEPPLASSSTTNTHHSIELSDLDLSDLTVGNVISTAKGLNRKRPRRSLNVTAFEKRLRGADAEAEERSNEASSDISSLSLSSSTSLSLKTPFVDVGTERKGLQRKVSQRRKITEEEFGAAVDKQQITGGTRFLPGKQDLSDTTHCEGFTLGLSKLSEPDVTTDILHCNTALYPQPDAITSDLSVMATQDKLTVAASQIQKDLEEREESMRESEEELNKVQSQAEEEGDVPDDVSQRENEAVSRSEEEVIVSGINAEEEEGTADSEAQENIEAEVVVFDFQEEVVESESQEEVVVFESQEEVVVFESQEEVFESDSQEEVVESESQQEVVESESQQEVVESESQEEVVESESQEEVVESESQEEVVESESQEEVVESESQEEVVESESQEEVVESESQAEVVESESQEEVVESESQEEVVESESQEEAVAASDSDEDEDASQTSNKESSSFHPEPDHRADPESVADGEEHVDKAEHPSEDYPTDFKPRATMDSSSQFEEDGITSGSNKDDGKTERQRSERLDSNLELISRRSCQSEGALVVPIVQEEDLDKAREGLSEVKSKDLGSNLEMEGDENMVEPSNPEQSDASDTEDEEYPTEFSPEEEEDEEDISSKTPAFVRAKRNFFIPDPSDSPTVFKDNQASGTTQAVPAAKPKRARQVKKRSTARKALPKSYLMTVFRHFAKTKVASDVYPVLDEIMDKFFDRLADDLETYAAHAKRTTIDVEDVVLLLKRQGYVNDKVPVEVLIEKYLRMDQRRLLIPIATSGNVVIPKIRK from the exons ATGGACAACACAGAGGATTTATCTGCTCGGTTTATTCTGGGACAGATTCTCAGCACTGAGATACCCAGGACTCCGATGATCCCCAG TGGCAGCACCCAAGCACCAAGTAGCAGTGGGACGCGTCGCAGCAGCAGAATCTCTGGGAGAGATGCTGGAGCACAAACCCCGACGGACATAGTGAGACACAGCATGAGACGGAGGATCAGCCAG agtATAACTCAAAAATCCCAGCCTGCTCCCAGAAGAACTGCCCCATTCGTGCGCAGGAAGCCCCGATCTTCAGCCTCCATGCTTTTTGATGATGAACAAAGCCCCAGAATATTACTGAAGAACATCCTGatgacag AAAATGTGAAGTCACCTTTGGTTCATGAGAAAACGCCGTCAGGAGAGCCGGAGCCTCCATTGGCCAGCTCGTCTACTACTAACACACACCACAG CATTGAGCTGTCAGACCTGGACCTGTCGGATTTAACAGTTGGAAATGTCATAAGcacagcaaagggtctgaaCAGAAAGAGACCTCGCAGGAGCCTGAATGTAACAGCTTTTGAAAAACGACTCCGAGGTGCAGATG CAGAAGCTGAAGAAAGAAGTAACGAGGCAAGCAGTGACATTTCATCTCTCTCTTTATCAAG TTCTACTTCCTTGAGTTTAAAAACACCATTTGTTGATGTTGGGACTGAAAGGAAAGGGCTGCAGAGGAAAGTGTCACAACGTCGAAAGATTACAGAGGAGGAATTTGGGGCTGCTGTCGATAAACAGCAGATTACTG GTGGGACTAGATTTTTACCGGGAAAACAAGATCTTAGTGATACCACTCACTGCGAAGGCTTCACACTGGGTCTGAGCAAACTCAGTGAACCGGATGTCACGACGGATATTTTGCATTGCAACACGGCCCTCTACCCTCAGCCTGACGCCATCACATCAGACCTGTCCGTCATGGCAACCCAGGACAAACTCACTGTCGCTGCATCGCAGATTCAGAAGGATTTGGAGGAGCGAGAGGAGTCGATGAGGGAGTCAGAAGAAGAACTGAACAAAGTGCAAAGTCAGGCTGAAGAGGAAGGCGATGTACCTGACGATGTTTCCCAGCGTGAAAATGAAGCAGTTTCCAGGTCTGAGGAAGAGGTGATAGTGTCAGGTATTAAtgctgaggaagaggaaggaacAGCAGACTCGGAGGCTCAAGAGAACATTGAAGCAGAAGTGGTTGTGTTTGACTTCCAGGAGGAAGTGGTTGAGTCTGAGTCCCAGGAGGAAGTGGTTGTGTTTGAGTCCCAGGAGGAAGTGGTTGTGTTTGAGTCCCAGGAGGAAGTGTTTGAGTCTGATTCTCAGGAGGAAGTGGTTGAGTCTGAGTCCCAGCAGGAAGTGGTTGAGTCTGAGTCCCAGCAGGAAGTGGTTGAGTCTGAGTCCCAGGAGGAAGTGGTTGAGTCTGAGTCTCAGGAGGAGGTGGTTGAGTCTGAGTCTCAGGAGGAAGTGGTTGAGTCTGAGTCCCAGGAGGAAGTGGTTGAGTCTGAGTCCCAGGAGGAAGTGGTTGAGTCTGAGTCCCAGGAGGAAGTGGTTGAGTCTGAGTCTCAGGCGGAGGTGGTTGAGTCTGAGTCTCAGGAGGAAGTGGTTGAGTCTGAGTCCCAGGAGGAAGTGGTTGAGTCTGAGTCTCAG GAGGAAGCTGTAGCAGCTTCAGActctgatgaagatgaagatgccTCTCAGACCTCAAACAAAGAGTCTTCTTCGTTTCACCCTGAACCGGATCATAGAGCAGATCCTGAGTCTGTAGCAGATGGAGAGGAGCATGTGGACAAAGCGGAGCATCCAAGTGAAGATTATCCAACAGATTTCAAGCCTCGGGCGACTATGGACTCTAGCTCTCAGTTTGAGGAAGATGGAATCACATCTGGCAGTAACAAGGACGATGGAAAAACAGAAAGGCAGAGATCAGAGCGGCTGGACTCTAACTTGGAGCTCATCAGTAGAAGATCTTGTCAGTCTGAGGGTGCCCTGGTTGTGCCTATTGTACAGGAGGAAGATTTGGATAAAGCTAGAGAAG GCTTATCTGAGGTCAAGTCCAAAGATTTGGGCAGTAATCTGGAGATGGAAGGAGATGAGAACATGGTTGAACCGTCAAATCCAGAACAAAGTGATGCTTCTGATACAGAGGATGAGGAGTACCCTACTGAATTTTCCCCtgaggaagaagaagacgaagaag ACATCAGTTCCAAAACTCCAGCATTTGTCCGAGCGAAAAGGAACTTTTTCATCCCGGATCCTTCAGACTCGCCAACGGTTTTCAAAGATAATCAAGCCAG TGGTACGACTCAGGCCGTACCTGCAGCTAAACCAAAGCGAGCGAGACAAGTAAAGAAACGTTCCACTGCGAGGAAAGCTCTTCCTAAGAGTTACCTAATGACTGTTTTTAGGCACTTTGCAAAAACTAAAGTGGCTTCAGATGTTTACCCTGTTTTAGATGAGAT AATGGATAAATTCTTCGACCGGTTAGCAGACGACTTGGAGACGTATGCTGCTCACGCAAAGAGAACAACCATTGACGTTGAAGATGTTGTTCTTCTCCTTAAAAG GCAGGGTTACGTTAATGACAAAGTGCCCGTGGAAGTCCTCATAGAGAAGTATCTAAGGATGGATCAGCGAAGGCTTCTGATTCCCATTGCGACAAGTGGAAATGTTGTTATTCCAAAGATACgcaaatga
- the LOC114481760 gene encoding RUN domain-containing protein 3A-like, whose translation MACGDVSKNISARNLAVERRNLLTVCRLSIKTLLEKYTTEPIDESPEEFINFAAIFEHILIHRLKDSESWFDAQRSYWDYVCLACAKVPNSCISSIKNMENVSTSQAKGRAWLRIALMEKRLSEYISSALKDIRTTRKFYAEGAVMLREEATVLTGILIGLEAIDFSFCLKGETIDGKMAAVIDYTPYLRFTQSYDYMSDDDDDDDDDEDGRSVNSSSSSDSIAEPPYVPLVTDEDSWKTKCRKMEQRFKIVNAQKGYLEELVRLRDSQLKNAEMEKKRLNARLEEVRNKSQEEKKELESIILELQEQVTKKIQCDSKPFAKNIPSPIMSDWSGFHSNSSQENKKLFRRSSFPSIELLEVNFSPNPHPLQRKPNGYTWDAEKDNSSSLMGLCGSMASFPSCKSLNSLKSSECLVNLSTENSPTLTPS comes from the exons GTTGTCAATTAAAACCCTTTTGGAGAAATACACAACTGAGCCCATCGATGAATCACCTGAGGAGTTCATCAATTTTGCAGCAATCTTTGAACACATTCTTATACATCGCTTGAAAG ACTCAGAAAGTTGGTTCGATGCTCAGAGGAGTTACTGGGACTATGTGTGCCTGGCATGTGCCAAGGTACCCAACAGTTGCATCAGCAGCATCAAAAACATGGAGAACGTTAGCACTTCCCAGGCAAAG GGTCGTGCCTGGTTGAGAATCGCCTTAATGGAGAAAAGATTGTCTGAATACATCTCGTCAGCGTTAAAGGACATCAGGACGACCAG AAAGTTCTACGCAGAGGGAGCGGTCATGTTAAGAGAAGAGGCCACAGTTTTGACAGGGATTCTAATAGGTCTCGAAGCCATCGACTTCAG TTTTTGTCTGAAAGGGGAAACAATTGATGGAAAAATGGCAGCGGTGATTGATTACACACCGTACTTAAGATTCACACAAAG CTATGATTACATGagtgatgacgatgatgatgatgatgatgatgaggatggaCGTAGTGTTAATAGCAGTTCCAGTAGCGACAGCATTGCTGAACCTCCCTACGTCCCATTGGTCACAGACGAGGACAGCTGGAAGACCAAGTGTCGCAAAATGGAGCAGAGGTTCAAGATCGTGAATGCTCAGAAG GGTTACCTGGAGGAACTTGTGCGTCTGCGTGACTCTCAGCTAAAGAACGCCGAAATGGAAAAGAAGCGACTAAATGCCCGTTTGGAGGAAGTGAGAAACAAGAGtcaagaggagaaaaaggaattAGAGTCAATCATTCTTGAGCTCCAGGAGCAAGT gacaaAAAAGATCCAGTGTGACTCCAAACCCTTTGCTAAAAACATCCCATCTCCCATTATGAGTGACTGGTCAGGTTTCCATTCCAACAGCAGCCAAGAGAACAAGAAACTGTTTCGCAG GAGTAGTTTTCCAAGCATTGAGCTACTCGAGGTCAACTTTAGCCCAAACCCCCACCCACTCCAAAGGAAACCAAATGGATACACATGGGATGCAG AGAAAGACAACAGCTCCTCCCTGATGGGCCTGTGTGGGTCAATGGCTTCTTTTCCAAGCTGCAAATCTCTGAACAGCCTCAAGTCCAGCGAGTGTTTGGTCAACCTGAGCACAGAGAACAGTCCGACTCTGACTCCCAGCTAA
- the ndufa4b gene encoding cytochrome c oxidase subunit NDUFA4, which produces MSSMLGTVAKQLKSHPALIPLFIFIGGGATMSVLYLGRLALKNPDVSWDRTNNPEPWNKMDPTHQYKLFTVNMDYSKLKKDRPDF; this is translated from the exons ATGTCGTCTATGTTGGGAACCGTCGCCAAACAGCTGAAGAGCCACCCGGCT CTGATCCCACTCTTCATCTTCATCGGTGGTGGGGCCACTATGAGTGTTCTGTATCTGGGACGACTGGCCCTGAAAAACCCTGATGTCTC ATGGGATCGCACCAACAACCCAGAGCCCTGGAATAAAATGGATCCCACCCATCAGTACAAA CTTTTTACAGTCAACATGGATTAttccaagctgaagaaggacAGGCCAGATTTTTAA